The sequence below is a genomic window from Uranotaenia lowii strain MFRU-FL chromosome 2, ASM2978415v1, whole genome shotgun sequence.
GTTAACATCGTGATATAGgtagtttgaaataaattttatctctTTAACTGGTCAAATGATTGTGATCACAtccttgaaatttcaaaatgaacttttttgggAATCTGAAATAATACTTATGTAtggtttcaaaatatgtatgtattggGATacggaaaaatgtatgaaatgaTGAATGGGAAAGCGCGTGTAGTCTTGCTTCACAAACACGGACATCTATTTCGAATAGTTTTTAAACGATTTGGCATTAAGTTGTAAAAGATAGGTAATGTAACATGCCAAGTTATTGATTATGAATTGTTTATTGTTTCGAAGCAACACCGGCATCGTTCTGCTTTACTGTCAATTTTTTATACATAAagatttgctcaaaaaatttcaacatccTTCTCATTCTTATCACATTCTCGTTTGAATTGCATATAGGTATCTTTAACCATGCAGTGATGCTTAAAAGACCTTTGTGTTACTCTTTCATCCATGCAGGAATCACTGGCTCAGGACGCTTCCAATGTGTCGCTGGACAATTCACTCCTCGAGGCAACTTCTTCCAGCTGGATAAGCACCAGTTTGCAGGTGGCCGATGAAGACCTTCCCAAAGGCGGCCGACAGCTGGTGGTGACTACCAATTCGGCCCAGCGTCGTTGTGAATATTGCCAAAAGAAGATGAAAAAGCCCTACAAACATCGGAATGGAAAGTGTGTGGACCCAAAAGTTAGGACCCCCGGTCGGCCCAGATGTCCATACTGCAACGCAATCTTCTCTCAAAAAAGTAGCATTCCTGTCCATCTGCGCAACAGCTGTCGTGTCTATCAGCAGCTGTGTGAGAACAGTCGGATGAACATTGCCGATAAAATTCATGACCCATCTCCTCCCGGTTCTACATCCGGAACGTCAACGCCAAGCCACAGTCAGATGCCTCCGTCGCTGAAGGTTGTGCCTCTGGCCAGCCTCATCGAACAAAAGCCCGTCATCAAGAAGAACAAAAGCCGCTCCCGGTTGTTTTCGAGATCCGTCAAGTGCCCCCAGTGTCGGCATCTTTTTGCCAATCAACAGAGTTTGAAAGTGCATCTAAGATATCGTTGTCCAGaagcaaaaaggcaaaaaatcgAACCAAGTCCCATCGGTCAATCCACACCGGTTCAAGTTGCCGCCAAAGTGGAACGCAAGCCCGTGGTGGACAGCAAAAATGCCATCGTGAAGACCCCGGTAGCGGCGAGTAGCGACCGGGAAAATGTGCCGACAGAAGTGCAACGAGTCAAGTGCATTTATTGTAATCAGAAGATCGAGAACGAAAATATGCGCTATCTGCATCACAACGGGCGCTGTGTGCTGGGCAGGACGGCGACAGAACATGCCTGTCCCCACTGTCCGCTCGCATTCTGCACCAAGGAAATTTTGCTCAGGCACCAGCAGGAACAGTGCGAACAATATCGAAAGGTAAGTTGTGGTGCCTACAATCCGATTCCTTTAAAATTCACATGGCATTCAACAAAGTAGGCTCACTACAAACATTGGAGTTACTCACATGGCATGTGTTTGGTTGAGCACGTGTTAatatgaagaaaacaaaatcttccCTATGCTTATCCTCTTTCCGCTAACAACGCCATCTCTGTGTCGAGTTTAGAACTAATACAATTTAACGTTCTGCGAATTCAGCCTAAATGCCATGTGAATTTTGAAACAGCCTGAACTTCTCAGCAAGCAGCTTGTTTGGATAAAAGCGTAAATATGaggatttaatttgatttttttttcagatgtaTGGACCCTTCGATAATGTTCCACCCGATGCTGATAAATCTGCCAAAAGTACGACAGTAGCGAAAATCAAACCCACACCTGCCAACGCCGTTCGAAGGACTTCTGTTGCTCAGAAGGTGCCGAAATTATGCCAACATTGTAGCAAAGAAATCCGACCCGGCGAAAACTTCCGACACAAGCAAAAACTCTGCCTATCAAAGGATACGGCAAAAGATTCGCCCAGGATTCAGCACGCGGTTCTCGCTCCTCGAAAAGCCAGCCTACCAAGCAGTCAACCGGTCCAGCACATGTGTGGCTACTGCCATAAAGAATTCATCAATCGGGACGAGTTGACCCAGCATCGGGGTGTGTGTAAGGTACGAAAAATGCACAAACAAGTCAAATGCCAATTTTGCGGAACGACAATTTCCAACAGAAACAATCTGAAAAAGCATCAGCAGGTTTATTGCAAGGTAATTTATATTAGaccaaatttccttttttattttaattattcgaTTACCCTTTCCCAGGGAATAAAAACAGACGGACagtccaaaagcccggaaaaagAAGCTAAAAAAGCTGTTTCAACCAAAGCTAGCTCTACTGATGCTAAGAAACCGGTACAGGAAAAATCTCCGGAAACGAAGCAATCCCAGACGGTGTTCAAGACATCGGGTGAGACGAACACAAAACAGTCCGGTGTAaagccaaaaatcaaaaaacctaTTGAACGTTTGACTTCCAAACCACTGAAGAGTACAAAGAAGGTGGTCAACAAAAAGTTGTCGCACCCCACCAGTAGCAGTGGAAAAGATAGCCAAAGCAAAGAGGTCGATCCGCTGCGAGGTATCGACGAAACGGTGAATGCATCTCCGGCCGAAACGCTGGGCAACAAAATTGCTATCAAAAAGAAACGCCGAACGAAAGCCAAGACACCGTGCGAGTACTGCGGCCGTATGTACAAAACGAAGCAGGAAGTGCAAAACCACTGGCGCAAGTGTCACGTCCGGCGACAGTTGATCAACAAGTACGAATGTTCGTGGTGTTCGGAAAAGTTCGCCCAGAAGAAATATCTGGCCTATCACAAGAGGGATCGCTGCAAAGGAAAGCCAAATGACGAGGTaagttttggttgtttttttcaacattgtaaaTAGTCTTGATGCAATGATGCACTTATCTTTTTACTTTTTAGATTACACTAGACAAGATCAAAGCTCAGCTGAGAGAGCTTACCGAGTCGTCAGCCGCAGAAAAAACGCTAGATGATTTGGAAAGCACCAACATTTACCGGGACCTGCCGGACCAGTCGGATACGGAAGCGGACGAAACTAGGAAAGAAGAAGGAGACACTCTGATGAATGCAACAAACGATGAGTCAGCCAAAGAGAACGACGATAGTCCAGAACCACAAGCCACgatggatgatgatgatgatgataagtCGGAGGATGATAGAAAGGACACAGCGATAGACGAAGACAGTAGTAAAATGGATATCCCTAATGATAAAAGTTCATCGCAGCTTCCAGTTCATGATACAGCTAGAGTAAATGTAAACCAAGAAgattctaaatcagaacaacaGACGATCGAGGGTCAACATTTAAAAGAAGATCAATCGGAATTCAGAGTCGGTATAAGGGCAGATACTTCAGAAGCAACTGAAACCGTACAACCAGACACGCATGACCAGTCGGCACAATTGGCTAAGATGGACGTTGCAACTGAGCCGGAATCAAAAGATATTGAAGAGGAGCAGAAAAAGACTGTCGGAGAAGACCATCCTAATGTGATAAATCAGAAAGTCCCTGAAGACTACGACATGGTGCCACAAAAGAAGGAACAAGTAGAAGTGAAACAAATCATCCCTGAAAACCTCACAATAGAGAAGGAATTGAATGttcttcatgaaaaaacaaaccaagtcaTGACTGATGCACTGTCAGCAACGAGTGTTGCTATGGAAATTGATACGGAAAAGCCCCAAGAAGGCAACAGTCAAGAACATCCCTCAGTTACCACGTAAACGTACAGCATTGATCCTAGCAAAGTAATGCATTCGAGAACAGGAATGAACTGTTCGTGTGAGCTTGCACCACATTGTGAATACTATCTAGCATATAGCATAATTTCTATAGGAAGATAGGTTTTAATAATTGTAAATGTAATTTACAAAGTCCTGACCAGTCGGGATCGAACGTACCAAGTATTCGTGACCCAACCCCGAACGAGGAGAATTATGTCCTTGATGATTTAGATTTAGCATATAAGTTGTTGTTGATTTCCGGGAACAAAAATCAGTCGCAAGGTAATAAGGGTTCCCTAATTTAATAGAAACACGGGGAAAAACCCTGTGAGTAAATTTAACACTTGGATTTCTTTCAGATGACAAACCCCTTGACAAGTGTGTGTTTATAATATAAgttttaatctgaaattttttcaatctttccttatttacaaaaataatatcgATAAACTTACAATTGATTGTGTTGATTGCATGTAAAAGTTCGATGACGATCGTCAATAAACTTTTCTCacaaacttattttgaaaaactatcaaaattttcaatgggTAATCATCTGATACAATAATATCGAAATTTCTAACAGTTACAACCTTATCGACATAGAATGGGATTAACAATAGCTAAACAAAAGTCTATGAATTTATATCGTAGCAATAGCTGTTATCTGACTGaggtaaaaaaaactgctaggGGATTTAGGGAAACAAacacaaatgtaaaaaataagtCGTTCCACGAACAGTCGATATCTGACTCACCCCATTCACCGAGATTTGTTCAACGAACGCAATCAATCCGAATCGGAATCGGACTGTTCGTCTTCGCTGTCCTCGAGTTCCGGCATCGGGAAGCGAAGGATAGCAGCTACTCCGGTCAGTTGAGCTAGTTCTGtaaagagaaaagaaaaaaaatacccagtggatttttttttaaaacgatcttttttaaacggttttgtttcaaacgatttttttctcgaaataaaaacGATTTACGAACATGTTCATGACATTCTTGACAGACGTACCGGAACTAGTTTCGGAACGTAGCAGAAaacaaaatccaaaacaaatctttgagcttcccgattttttttctaattacttCAGACTGGTCAACAACCTGTTTGCAAATGATGAATTTAGTACAAGTTTACCACGTTTCTCAAATTGAACGACGTTTTTTCCACgattgtttaaacttttttaaaccatttttctcTCAACGTACACAACAATGGAAATTGTGTTTTcctccaaaatttgttttgttctaaAGAAGACTTTTTAATCCAATGATTGTACTCAACTTCAATTGAACGTTTAAAGGAAGCTGAATACATTATTCAATGCGATGGCATCGCGGATGAGTTTGGGAGATGGTTTTGCATTGGCACAAGTGTGGCACagataaaatttcacccaattTTTTACAGATCTTTTCTAAGGAGGGAAAAATCTAGATTGTCGCTTCCATCTCAAGTTCATATTGGAAATAAGATGACAAATATATGCATATCTTTGCACATCTTTGCACTTCTTTGCGTAGCCCTTATGCGAAGATTATTTTGAGTGTACATCAAGGTTTGTTACACACGGTTTTTGCAATTAGTACGttatctgataaaaaataatcttcttTTCGTCTCACTTTTGACTTCACATGTCTCCCTACTCACTTTTCACGTCTTACTTGTCATTTTTCACGTCTTACGTCGCACCTCTTACGTTCTACTTCATGTCTCTCGTCTCTTTTTTCTTGTCTTACTGCTCATTTCTTACGTCCTACTTCTGACTTCTATCGTCTTCCTCCCTAACTTTAACTTTCTACGTCTCATTTCACACGCCCACGTCTCACATCTCATTTCTCGCATCTCAATTCGCGCGTCTCATTGCTAACTTCTCACGTCTTTCGCTccacttttcatttttcacgtCTCCCTCTTCGATTTTCACGTCCTAATTCTAACGTCTGATGTCCCACGTTTCACATACCACTTCTTACTTCTCACGTCTTATTAGCAGGTTTGAAACCTCAGATCTTAAAGTGTTGAATAAAGGAAATTAGAGACAATTAGGTGTTTATAAATGTAAAATGCGATATGGGCTATCCTATTTTTCGAACATTGCTTTAACTACATAATCTTGTGAGAATGTACCTACTCTCTAAACAAATAGGTCtatgaagaatttttatttcttcttcttcttcttcttttaccaacatagccaaaacgtgtaagcatcctggaaaatgaaaagacttcaaccttcatttttcttttcaacgttatctctgttacataaaacatgcattgcagagataactacggccaggccaaccatgtggtaaaaCCACCACAAAAGATTCTGGAGCAAGgggaggaataaagcgtggagttccctaccaaacgcttcatatggatTACTTAAATACCacagcataatttgaaaatagctaCACTAATCTAATGACAATGTGTATTAGGAAAATAACGTTTAATATAATGAAAGAGGTTTGATCTCACCAAATAAGTCTCGGAAGTTTTCGACTAGAAAACTTTTCCTCTAGTCCGGAACAACTGACTTTAAAATTCCTTCCGAACTGTCCCAACCAGGATTCAGTATGCCGGAACAAAGTGCGAACCACTCCGGGAACAACCACCAGTCACTTAATCTATCATTTTCcactgtttaattttaaaatttctagttttattgtaattgattaaaaaaattaaggacgaaaacaaaaacacgtgcgatacccaaagtcatggcttactccttcatgaagaatttttatttcttatttctaaaACTACTCATAAATGCTACTTACGTTCACCGGAAACGTGCATACTGGAGAAGATTTTCACTTCACCGCCGGAATCGCGCACGGAATCCACCAGCTGTACGTACTCTTTCCGTGTGGCGACATCTTGGCAGCTGTGGGAGAGATGagcagaaaaaagaaaaacgaaaacaacaaTCAGATTCATGCACTCATCCGAAAAGGAAACattaaattcacctggattttcacgtaggccctcgctacgtgaatttttgcttggtttACGTGAAGCACCTAGAAGCTAATATGAAATCACATAATCCCTACGTGAAATTCCTGTAGTTGTCATGCTTTCAAAACAAAGACAcgttcgatttacgtgaaaatccagtgaaCCGCCGATCACAAACgggtttgttgaattttatgttaTGTTCACGTAGCTCTGAACGGCTCGATTACGTGAAATCATTGGGAAAGAAAAAAGGTAACCAATATGGCGCGCCTGAATCCAAGATCTATCGGCTGCCaaaagagaagttttttttgtgacggaGAAGCTGTAACTTCGTAAGTTTAGTAAAAATATCACTGTTTGACTGTTATTTACATAATTTGCCATTTCAACAGGATGCGGAATTGGAGCAGCTGGGACGATCAGCCAACCGCTATATGGAGCCaaattgaatacaatttttcGAAGACGTTGTGAAGTGAATAGTGAAATATATAATAAGTGCAGTAAAATTGTAAATAGTTAAGTGtaacaaaataaatattgtGATGTGTTATTAATTCAGCTGAATAAAATCTTTTCTctgaattaattattttttattgcattgGTGTGAAATACAAAACAATAcgttcatattttaataaaatctacgtgAAAAGTATGCAGTGGATCGAATCCTTATTCACTTCCGATCTACATTATTTTCACGTACGCTTCACctacaactcatatgaaaattacgtgaatatTGCTTGCTGTTCGActtctgtttgctacctgaaattcacgtaggtttcacgtgattttcatggtggcaaaaatctatgtacattttcacgtagcgttcatgtgaaaagttttttcggtgtgTGTACCTATGTACAAAGATTTGGCGTCTACCACAATTTGAGTCACATCTGAGGAGAAGAgagtttggaaaaaaacggTTCGAATTAAAACGACTTTCCCCATTTGCACCATTCGGCCAAAAGTCGCTCCCAATCCATCATTTTGGCAAATGTTTACGGTTCGGGTTGACCCAATAAGTAAGGCAAATATAAGAGCTTTCAGAAAAATCAAGCGTGGATACGTTCATACTTACTTTATGAAAAAGTTGTAATTATTCaaaagagtgttttttttaacttgattttACATCAACAATAAACTGcttaattgacaaatttatgaaatttttttttagaagaaccCTATAGAAACAGATCATTGTGAAAAACAGGGAATCACGTTTTACGCCGTTGTGGCGTGCACGAGAATCCTCCTCTATTAATAGCTCGTCTTGGGCATGTTTACGCCGATGCTGCGTGTTTTGGTGACCGACAAAACAAAATAGCATACGGAGGCCTACCTATTTACGACTATTGCTTCTGAACCACAAATCGTAGACACAGCGTTACAGTGTTGTTGATTATTTATGAATTTCGTTTTTATGAGTTGATTTTCGATGATACGAACTCTAATTCGGCCGTCAgtgaaaaaattgtgaaatttgcgTTCGTGTAAAACATTTCGGGTTCCACTTCTTATCCCTAGGGAACTTCCCATTGATTGGTCGAAACACAAATACAAGAAATCTGACATTCCACAGAAAGCATCGTAGCGTACTTAAACGATCATCggtgtgaaaaataaaatgacaaaataaatacCAATTAGTTGATGAacaatacgattttttttacttcatatTACAATCACTCACTGATCATCATACACATCACACTCCAAAACAAACTGCGGCGGCCTGTCATTTTCAGCAAATTGGACTTAACGATTCGTGTCGTTATCGATCACACGATCGACTAACTAAAGTTTGAGAACCGAACCTCCCACCCAATTTATGAAGCGTGGATAATTTTCTTTTccatataatgtttttttttgcaataatttggCGTCTCGAGCGTAGCAATGTTTGTCCGTGCCATATCCATAACGAGGAAGCAATTGAAGGCGGCCAAAAATTGCTCGGAATAGTTTAGTCAACCTAGTAAAGAATAAGCCGATCATACCCGAGTGATGGTAATAAATGttggacaaaacaaaaaaaatccccacgcGCAATTTGGCACTTTTGCGCACCATTAATTTGGCAACACGACGTCGTTGGTGGAGCACAGATGCGCAACGATTCTGCTGATTGCGAGTGAGCAATCGATTTGTCGTTATCAGATCAAATTTTGAGGGGCGGGAACGCTTTTGTTAAGTCATTATTCATTTGATGAGCTCTTAGATACGCTTCTTGTCAACGGACTCCTCAAATTTACAAAAGGTTCTCCAATTAATCTTCATCAGACGACTCCTGTGAACCTTTTTTGCCGAAATTCTTGTCGGCCTCAGTTTGGCCTAGAACTGTGACCAACGCTGTGATCGAAAATAGACCAGAAAAGACGCTCAACTCGGGGAGTCATCACACAGATGCAAATGCAACATCAAACTCGAGAAGGAGCATAAAAATAGCATTCGGTTCAGCCAACAGAAGTCGAAAGCATATGCTAGCAGCGCCGATCGTAAAAGGGTTTGGAGTCGGTTCCGTTTTGTACGCTCGAACCATCGTACAGCATGGTTCACATTTGCCAATCTTCCATCGCGCCCTATTCAAGAAAATGGCAGAAAGAAAACGActgtttaaaaaacaattagGCCATTAGCATAACGCTAAGTCGCGTGCACAAACATACCTGCTACCGAGTTAACTCAACAATTGTTTCCACTTTAATTAACATGATCATATCAACAGCCCGATCTCTATCTCAAAAGCTTTATCGttcttgtatttgaaaaaaaaagttgtattttgCAACATTTGGCGTTTCTAAATCCGAATAATAGGATAGGTCAGTATCTTCAAATTATtgcataaaaatttagaaaaaaaaacttttatcataaagaatttaaaaaaataacatgaaagcTGAAAAGCGGTTTTCTATTTACACATATCTTTTCCAATAAATGTCCTTTGAAGCAATTTTAATCTAGTACTttatattttgatgttttatcTCGGTAGGCTATGCTCATGAGCGATATAGgcgaaaatttattctttctcttcttaagaaaaacccgtaagatctgtcaaaacttacttacttacttaatgatcccgcgccgatcctccggtgcatagggccgtggtaaaagacctccatttcatcttttcgcagcgtgtgtccattgcggatgatattccgcaggtagcggtttacaaatacttgcagttttcgcgtcgtcaccgcatatgtgcaccgagtttcgcacccgtacagcaatacggatttgacgtttgagttaaagattcgcaaacgcaaatcgggcctttctgatccgggtttcgatgtcttttctggtaccaccatcaggcgttatctggctaccaagatactggaagcactccactctctcaacctgttgcccagcaaccatgaaactggagggatttcctttgttgatctccatcgacttggtctttgctctgcatatccggttgtgtttgggcgagcaaaacaatatcgtcagccaagtcaaggtcgttcagctgctccattgttgaaggattccacggcaatcctcggttcggtgcacagtcgatcgatccagtcagaatctcatccattacgattggaaaaagtagcggtgacaaaatacatccctgtctcacttcAGCAGtcaccgggattggttcggacatgacaccgtcgtgcaagaccttgcacggaaatgcctcgtattgtgcttcgatgagatggactagtttctctgggacccctcgtcgccttagagccgcccagatgttttcatagTTAAGTTGGTCGaatgttttttcgaaatcaacgaacaccagcagaagagagtgctttgttgatttgttccagtatgattcgtagcgttgtgatgtggtccacacatgatcgtccggatcggaatccagcttgttgtcgtcggagtgtagcgtcgattttctcctggatcctgttcaggatcactttgcagagtactttgagggttgtacagatcaatgTTATGCCTCCATCCAGTCGGCCGAGAAAGTTGCAGTATCTCAAATGCCAGCAAAGACGGTGTAACATTTGTGCTAACAAGGCAGgatcggctttcagcatttcagcagggttgcaatcgatttcaggtactttgttggatttcacgtctttgatttttttctatttcagccaggccatcgctattcgtgactcggaagagttgttcgaagtgctcagtccatcgtttgagctggtctgttcgatcggtcaataactgaccagctcggtcttttagcggcattgtAGCATTgcactgccgctcatagcaagtccgtcccatttgcgtttttgttgagtTGAGAAAACAGCAATTGAATTTTGTTACTTGTGTTgagaattttcgtatttttccgTGGTTTTGATGGCGGCAATCAACAGCATTTGTTACTTACGTGACAAACAATTACTTTTGCATCATTGCTCgttcaaaaataccaaaatttagTTTGTTTGGGATGAAAATTATGCTCTGGGACGCATATGCGATTATTTCCATGGTAGGTATCTAGCAAAAATGATAGCAAGTCAGTCCCATTCCATAGCCAACTGCTAACGCTGATGAAAAAATAAGGCTAGAAGAGAGCTTGCCCCCGTCTAACGGAACCTATTTCTTGAACAACCTTcggtaagcattccagattgcccaaTTTTAACCAGGCTTCCGGATCTATAAGGAATAAATGGGAAATTCCCGGTCTGATccgattgcccggatatcgagGAAACAAAATccgttttttctgaatttttttcacaatttttgcaaaatgcaaaccaaaaaccaaaaacaattaaattcatGAAATGTATCGTTTTTTGGACAAattacttcaaataaaaaataaaatagcttcgcatacatttttggaatagtaaaataagatttaaatgCCCGCCGTTGATGTGTCTtggtaaaaaaatctgtttttatgtGTTTATTATTTACCTTTTCTCTTGCCTTTTATAGGAAAATACCtggattttgaccagatttggcCGGTTATGGCCcggtttttgagttttaaatttataaatctatTGCCCAGGAGATTGCCATATTTTTGGGtgaaaattatcaagttttcCCGGTCGAATACATACAGAATAAGCTTAGAAAGTTTAATGATAGGTATGAAGAGAACTGTAAGTAAAGACCTTTTTTGCGTTATTATTTTAtacaatgaaaattttatgtagaATGTGcggaaaaatagcaaaaatatttcactttttttttataacatgcgAGAAATTGCTGTTACAACCGGGTTGTTCTGTATCATATCCAATATAACTGCTGGCTGCACAACTCTTACAGTAGCAACGTTATATTTCAAAGCACACTACATGGTCGTCTATCACCATATAATTATTGACTTTGGGACCGacttgtgatgattttttcgatgggaccgacttgcgatcattttcacgatgggacaaatttacttgaggtttttttcaatgttcatcagaacaaagtactc
It includes:
- the LOC129750096 gene encoding uncharacterized protein LOC129750096 encodes the protein MDACCRLCLRSDEFRRFPLYAVAEVSQEVIANMITSCSDSQVSTEDGLPQQICPDCLITLCLANSFRKMCRRSEAKFRECYDGRSQYPSAELGHSSQQQSHSGHQQSHAQPFAHRSSQSHSQEDASFETTIPTIKEEVEFFDYDCDVSQQQPQEQDQWVIQNPRTIRGDTTPSMSHASYYETHGLADAAGDSMGKGLHVEYSESGIPPMVAIGEAMDPSEGPSSKKFASDSASQSWKKKPPTPERFSKRIRRYESLAQDASNVSLDNSLLEATSSSWISTSLQVADEDLPKGGRQLVVTTNSAQRRCEYCQKKMKKPYKHRNGKCVDPKVRTPGRPRCPYCNAIFSQKSSIPVHLRNSCRVYQQLCENSRMNIADKIHDPSPPGSTSGTSTPSHSQMPPSLKVVPLASLIEQKPVIKKNKSRSRLFSRSVKCPQCRHLFANQQSLKVHLRYRCPEAKRQKIEPSPIGQSTPVQVAAKVERKPVVDSKNAIVKTPVAASSDRENVPTEVQRVKCIYCNQKIENENMRYLHHNGRCVLGRTATEHACPHCPLAFCTKEILLRHQQEQCEQYRKMYGPFDNVPPDADKSAKSTTVAKIKPTPANAVRRTSVAQKVPKLCQHCSKEIRPGENFRHKQKLCLSKDTAKDSPRIQHAVLAPRKASLPSSQPVQHMCGYCHKEFINRDELTQHRGVCKVRKMHKQVKCQFCGTTISNRNNLKKHQQVYCKGIKTDGQSKSPEKEAKKAVSTKASSTDAKKPVQEKSPETKQSQTVFKTSGETNTKQSGVKPKIKKPIERLTSKPLKSTKKVVNKKLSHPTSSSGKDSQSKEVDPLRGIDETVNASPAETLGNKIAIKKKRRTKAKTPCEYCGRMYKTKQEVQNHWRKCHVRRQLINKYECSWCSEKFAQKKYLAYHKRDRCKGKPNDEITLDKIKAQLRELTESSAAEKTLDDLESTNIYRDLPDQSDTEADETRKEEGDTLMNATNDESAKENDDSPEPQATMDDDDDDKSEDDRKDTAIDEDSSKMDIPNDKSSSQLPVHDTARVNVNQEDSKSEQQTIEGQHLKEDQSEFRVGIRADTSEATETVQPDTHDQSAQLAKMDVATEPESKDIEEEQKKTVGEDHPNVINQKVPEDYDMVPQKKEQVEVKQIIPENLTIEKELNVLHEKTNQVMTDALSATSVAMEIDTEKPQEGNSQEHPSVTT